The Sparus aurata chromosome 12, fSpaAur1.1, whole genome shotgun sequence sequence TTTTGTTTGAGGGTAAAGTCACATCTTAAAGAGGCGCTATATCATAACTGCCACATTGTTCCTGTTACTGTATGCATATAAAAAGAGCAGCCACTATTTCTGTCCAAGACATTTTGGGTAATGGACTTGCTCAACTTCTGGTGCAGAAGAAGGTGAGAAGAttgccctgctggaaaaaaacagcataaactagcaccaaaacacaacatatgctggtcaccagcaagaccagcatatgttgtgttttggtgctggtctatgctgttttttccggCAGGGTGACACCACTCCAATGTTTGCACAGTACAAAGAACGTACAGCCCATTAGCTTAGCGTAGGGCTGTAGCTTTGGGAAAACAGTGGGGCTTAACACTTTGAATGCATGTTATTTATATTTAGTTTTGAGCTAATTAGTGAGCTTCAGATATGCTGGCAGACTTTGTCAGGTTTTTCTTATCTTTCAGTACAAACACGCTAGCTGATTTCCTATTttccagtgtttgtgctaagctaacctgctAACCTGGtttcagcctcatatttaaGCGATGGACACGTAAGTTGTCTCTCTTGTCATCTGTTTCTCCACCACAAAACATATAagcgtatttcccaaaatgccgTCGTCAAGTCTTTTTTACTAACATTTGTAGCCTCAACATGGTCATGTTCAGTCCTATTTGCATATGATCTCTCACAGTTGTCCACCAGGTCTGTCCAGATTACACTGCTAATACATTAACACATTAGCCTCAACACATTAACGATCAATAGGCCTATGTTTGACACACGCAGGCCTTATACTTACTCTGCACCCTTTTTACCTAAAAAGAGGTCTGATTATGCAAAGGGAAAGTGCAGTTAACATTTAGTGTAAGGTGTATTTCATGTAACTCACAGCGTTGAtgccacagagctgcagtggGGTAAAGGTAAAAATGATTGTGATGAGCTGCCAGCGCACACTTTGGTCCCGAATCAGCTCCATCACTGAGTGGCTGCGAACGTTCTGCAAGGCAGCCTTCTCCTGCagcatctcctccacctccatgcTGTGGTCCTTGTTGCCCCACAGCCTACTCAATGCTAGGACAGTATAACAAAACAGCTGATTAAGGGAGCAATTACGCTGCAGTCCGTACCCATGCACAGAAAAGCCTTGTCGCACCTTTCTCGCAGGCCTGGTGGTCCCCTTTGTCCAGCAGCAGGAACCTGGGAGACTCTGGAAGGAAGGGCAGGGTGGAGAGCTGGAGCAACGCAGCAAAACCGTTGAAACCAAGCAGCCAGGGCCACCTCTCCTCTGTGCCGAGCAACTCACTGTAAGAGCAACGTCATATTCAACATCATGCAACAACACGCACAGCTACTAATAAACTTCTTGTTTATCGGTACTGATGTTGTAAGggtctgtttttttccagttttggTCAAGGAATTTGTCTTGGTTCACATTGTTCTTCCTGTACTTCACAGAAACCGACATACAGttagaaacaacaaaaacaaggtAGAGAATGCTAAAGAAAGAATAGGAATTCTGACTGTTCATGACTATACGGTACAATAGCATGTGGAGAAAGTATTTGTCTGTACTGTATAATAAAAATACCATAAATCACCAGGGTCTGTACACATGAACacttgagaacattgtttgtgtacacagagtttattaaAAAAGAAGGATTTTGGACAGCTCacattagctgctgcatctccgacacgccgccgtcatggcagacaaaaatgtcgatccccaagtgcgacctaacaggaaggcttcaggagcggtccaccattactctcctgcctgttaggtcgcactcagggatcgacactttttgtctgccaagACGGCGGTGTgccggagatgctactgctaacgtgagttgtccaaaaaccttctttttagtaaactctgtgtacacaaataatgttctcaatgctcgtgttcatgtgagaccctggtgatactacgagcaaagtttcatgttgtgttgagccttcttagtgttttaaaaatagcgatgtTGATGCTAGCATAGAAGTGCccccgcactccattgaaaattagcttgcccgaaaacaaaactacagtagTGGCTCTTgcgtcgcaattatgctttaacacaaaggtttgactgaTATTCAGTCACCAAttaagccttggttgctttctggggagagtttcactttaagttttgGTTCATGACATATAGAGACAAAGTATTGggattttcaattattttccAATTTGGAAAAGATCAACTTTGGTCTGAGGATGGCACGTGATGTAAGTTAAGATTTCGTACTTAGTGCACCCCCTACAGAGAGGACACCATGGTACAGTTCTGTCCACATGTCAGCTGTAATTTAAACCCGACCATCACCTGACCCCTCAATTTGACTCTGCACAGTATCCATGACGCCGGCCACCTCACCTGATCCCCAGCAGCTGACCAGAGAACTTCCCAAAGGACATGCAAGAAGCGATAGTCACGCCCACCATCAAACGCAGCCTCTTGGGGGTGCATTCAATGATGTATATGGGGTGAACTGAGAGACTGACTCCTAAAGGCGCACAGAAGGGAATCATACATTTTGAGAGGCATCAATAATGATCAATAACTGGTGTGACAAATGGGAGAGAGCTATAGAAATATACTTGTGACAAGTACAAATAGAAATTGATTGTCTGCAGGGTTAAATGGGGAGCGAAGAGTGATGGAGCAGCCATCAATGAAGTAATTCAAGAAAAAGAGATATGTAATGGGCTTCCCTATACAGTAGGTTCACCTGAATTGATGCCATAGAGAAATCGTCCCGCCATGATCATCTCAAAGGACATTGCTGTTTGGCTGAAGAGCATCAACACAGCTCCAATGATAGCCAGCAAATTGTTTAACAAAAGGCATGGCTTCCtgcaggggagagaggagacagagactTCTGTGTCGGAGCCCGGGGCCATcattaacacaaaaacaacaggaaacaaaagataaaagtttaattctgtgtgtctttgtaggTGTTTGGTATTTTAATTGAAGTTTCTGTTTACCTCCCAAATGTTGTAATCAGGGGACCAGCCACCAGCGTCCCCAGCAACCCCCCGAGGCAGAAAATGGACACAGTGAAGGACCAGATGAGAGAAACctgcgacttgtccagggacaCGCCGTATCTGTGCAGACATGTTTTGTTCACCAGCTCCTTTATAAACTGCAATTATCACATGCTCAGTTAGTCTTGTAATGTAGGTGTCATCAGGTATATGGTGTCTTTATATCTGACGTGGaaagtgtttcaacattttacaaaaatcaaTTCGTCTACAGCAACGCAACACTAGTTCTACTTACATCAGACGGGGAAGTCATCACAGATACACAGAATCCATATTGAAATGTCCCACCAATGCCAGTGACAAAAATGGCCACAATTACAAGAGGGCATTCTAGCTGCAGAAATAAAGCATGCGAACAGTTTGAATGACAGTTTTTCCACATATGATGACAGATCATCAAATTCTACTTTTCCGCCAACACATTCCCCAAAGCTTCCATCTGTCTGCGTCTACGTTGAATTATTTATGATGCTTCTGCAAGCTGCAGCCGTCTCTCAGAGCGTCTAATTAAATGTAGCATTAAGGATGATTTTCATCTAATAAAACTTGCTCCGGACCTTCACCctaaattaaagaaaaatgtgagGTAGATGcacaaaacaatttgaaatttgaaattACTTACCAGGAGTGTTAAGAACTGTGGCATAGCTGGAGTCTGGTCCTTGTCATGTCTGCAGTTGTTTGTAATCATTCACACATTCAACTGTTGTGGCAGACATCTCAGTGGAATCATTAACTTTCCAGGCAGGCCAAAGAGAAACAACCCCCGTACTGGGTagctgtaggtgtgtgtgtgtcagttttgGTGTTTTCTTAACAATAGATCATAAAATGACTTTGCACTCTTCTAAAGTTATTAATTGTCTTTCAATCTATTTACTacttcaaagaaaacaaagacaagactTTAAGGTTGGACGTGGAGGATGTTGTAAACAAAATGGAAGAACAAATTTAGTCTCCACATTGAAATATTTTAGGTCACAGGAATTTGTAAAGATCCCAagttatggacagtttaaactTGTGGGAAAAGTGTGCCTCTGGAATAATTATATCAGTAGtagaaagaagaacaagaacTAACTTTAGTTTACATTAAAAGAAGCTGGAATTCAACTCAgaagagtgcatacctccgccaaggcccaatagtcccctttaattcaatcaagcctaatcaaATAAtccaataaaacatatttaaatcagcCAAAATCAAGATCTTCTGTAGTTTTTCATGCCTCAACCGACAGGCACTGAGCAGATCTGAGCCGGTGAGTGGACCCAGACCAAATGAAACTATAGCATTTTATACAAGACCGAAAGAGACAAATGGAAGGTTCAAACAATAGGAAAACAAAGGAcaggaagaggggggaggggcactTTGGAGCGTGTCAATCAGCTGATCACATCAGTTTGAtcacacttaacaaagtgaTCAAATAAGTTCTAGACGTCCTTCGATTAACTAGATGGTGTTACGCAAACGTGTATCGGAAGGGGGataggagacagacaggaatcaCCGTTTAACGACAAAGGCCTCCTCCCGGACGTCACTccaaatgtgcatttttttccttaataccaaaaactgttttctgatgACGCCTACAGCTAAATTGAAAAACAGACACCTCCTACAGTGTCTGTATGCGTCAGGCAGTCTGTCTTTCCAGATGTCAAATGCTGACCTCCGGGAAGGAGCTGGTGACGGCTGTCCTGCATCATCTCCAGGAGGTGGAGGCTCGGGTGACAACTCACTCCAGACAGACCTCACAGAGACGGAAACTTCTAGAAAGCTGCCACGAGGATGGTTTTCTAGAGGAGTTGAAAGGCCTTGCTGCTGCCAGAGGAGTCAAATATGAAATTGAAATGAGTTAAATTCAGTTgctaaaaaatgtcttcattttaacttgaCAGCTGCTTTAAAGTTCCTGAGGAGTTTACAGGTCGTGCCGCATGTCCTTGGTTTACTTAAAGTAGCCAGATTTCAACTTCGTTCCAGTGCAGCGCCCCGTCTTTCCACACACAACGCCAGACTTGAACACATTGCAATGCTGCTTGCATGGACAATGAATGGGAGGCTAGAAAACGACACTTCCTGTGGACACGCACTGTCATTCAGTCAGTTTGACTGTTTTTGTCCTCGTCTCACTTCTGAGGTCTGCATGTCTGTTCTCATCTCCTGTCtcaaatctaaataaatgttcAATCAGATCACTAGGGGTCATGTAAACCTTTAATGTTCCTGTCAGTAGGAACATATCAatttaatatgaatatgaatattttagTCTTTCTGTGCTACTCGACCAATGTGGTGTTAACATTAAGGTTTTCGTTGCCTCCAGGAGGCGCAACAACATGGCAGGACAGTAACAAAACTCCTCTTTGGCTGATTGTGAACAAGCTGCTGCCTAAAAACATCCAACAGTAACACAATAAAGTGCAGATCGTCACCAGCTATACAGTCGAGATGGCGGTATTTTGTGGATCAAGTATATTGGGCTTTGAATTAATCTGAAAAATTTAAGGCGTGCCGAAGGTCAGCTGGCAATCATGAAAATGCACAAGAAAATATTAGGTGTACAGGCCAGTatcatgcacagacacacacaaaccaaacagtTGATCTCCTCCAGGCTTACGCaggcataataataataaaaacacatcctGCTAATCTGacttggttgttgttgttgtcgagGTCAAAGAAGATAGGAATCCTTCGACCTTGTTTCAGTGACCCATCTACATATATGgttgtaaaactgtaaaatctTCCTCGCTAATGATTTTTCTTAAGGAGTCGATATTATTGAAAATCACAGGAAGAGCCGTTGtattttcactctcactttGGAAACTTAACTCACTTAAGCTCTAGACTGGCTTGTTCTCACTGTGAAAGCTGGGCTCAAAGTGAGAGGCTGGTTGAATTCCTGAAGGCGTCTGATAAGGCACATGAAAGGCATCCTGGCGAATGAGCTAAAAAGTGCCACCAGAGCCAGAGCGAGagaaacaacagagagagaagaggagaaattAGGGCACTGAGATCAGAGAGAGGAACACAAAGATGTGCTTCATTGTGTTTGAGGAGGGAAATTGAGACCAGATACTGATTATAAATGGGAACTGGGGGGATATGCTGCACCTGACAAAGGCAGAAGGAGAAGGATGACTGGTTTTATAGCCACTGAGAACAGAGACTGAGAACAGAACTGGATTACCAAATATCCAAGCTAAGTCTTCAGATTTGAAACTGCATCATATTAAAACCTCAGTGTCCGTTATGTACACTATTCTATTTTTGACAAACAGTCCCTTGATGTGGTGGATAATATTATTTAGCCATCTGCTAACTGGGGATAAAATCACACCCCTGGTATCAAACCGCTGCACATTTTGTGTAGGTCTGGATCTTCtcagtaacaacaacctgcacaAAGACCAGCTGTTCGACTCCAAATCAGCTGAATTTTATCGTTGGATTGAAGTTATATTGAGCATCTGGAGGTCTGTTTGTCAGACGTCCCACTGTGAGAAAacaaagatgtgtgtgtgctcttctTTTTAAAGCTCCCTGTGAACCAACGACTGCAGCGCTGGTCTGTGAAGGACACAACTGCGAAGACTTTAAAGTAAAACTTTGAGTAACTTTTGAAAGAAGAAACTctccaaataaatgtaaaaaacaacaaaacacatagCGCCTTCAGATTTTTTGTCCTGGTATGACTATTAGTTTAAGATGGCTAATGTTTGCTGAGGTTAGTACGTTATAGCTATCACAGTATAACTTTATATTACTGAGTCACAGACTTTGTGAGTGTGGTTGTGGTGCTGCTGTTACACATTaccaaatgtgtttattcaggaGGGGTTGGGATACTTGTGCCCAGCTGATGTGgataatgttgtgttttgcgCTATTTGGTTTAGCATGCAAACGTGAGGTCCACCACTTGGTCCAGAGTAAAATACCTCAACAACCATGAGGTAGACTAACTTAAATTCATGCCCCCTTCCAGCTTTTCATAAAATACACTCCTACCCGCCCTTGGTGTCGCTATTTTGCTCTATGTTTAGTGCTTCTTAGCGAGTCCTTAAAGTATCACTCAACAGAAATGACACATTCtcgacacttttttttttttatttttttttttaattctgaatATGCAAAATGGAACACGGCTTCCTGATTgctatttaacaaattatttacacaacataatatggaaatgaagattttgaggaagcaaaataataatgataaaaagtaaaacaaataacatattcgaaaaggagtgagaagaagcatagcttgttagctctcacccctttgtctaaatgaaattaatatatatatatatatctacatacacacataccacCCACATATACATgcttgtatatatacatatacatacacacaaaaacacacaaacctacacacacacacacacacacacacacacatacatacacaaacacacacacacacacacacactctgcctctcATCACCATGCCACATCAATTAATAAGTGATAATCACCAATAATCATTAATACCATTATCCATTGTACCCGCTAAATaacatgtgtttgtacattttcttgaaCTGGTTGATATTTGGACTTTGCTTGAGTTCCTCACTTAGGTTGTTCCATAGCTTGACACCAGAAATAGATATACAGAAACTTTTCAAGGTTGTTCGTCTGTTTAATCTTTTAAAATT is a genomic window containing:
- the slc2a11l gene encoding solute carrier family 2 member 11, like isoform X3; amino-acid sequence: MPQFLTLLLECPLVIVAIFVTGIGGTFQYGFCVSVMTSPSDFIKELVNKTCLHRYGVSLDKSQVSLIWSFTVSIFCLGGLLGTLVAGPLITTFGRKPCLLLNNLLAIIGAVLMLFSQTAMSFEMIMAGRFLYGINSGVSLSVHPIYIIECTPKRLRLMVGVTIASCMSFGKFSGQLLGISELLGTEERWPWLLGFNGFAALLQLSTLPFLPESPRFLLLDKGDHQACEKALSRLWGNKDHSMEVEEMLQEKAALQNVRSHSVMELIRDQSVRWQLITIIFTFTPLQLCGINAFMTIENTGKKVLLFRGYAGMSATLILLTITLYLQTHISWMPYCSMVLIFIFIFFFAGGPAGATAPLPGEIFTQSFKSAGYTIACTINWAGLFVLGMVFPILVEKLDYFCFLIFLCFCVVCGLYVWFNVPETKNRTALEIAAEFRKMHSKPGEPQREINTKHEVNKTQTNETKF
- the slc2a11l gene encoding solute carrier family 2 member 11, like isoform X1 produces the protein MPQFLTLLLECPLVIVAIFVTGIGGTFQYGFCVSVMTSPSDFIKELVNKTCLHRYGVSLDKSQVSLIWSFTVSIFCLGGLLGTLVAGPLITTFGRKPCLLLNNLLAIIGAVLMLFSQTAMSFEMIMAGRFLYGINSGVSLSVHPIYIIECTPKRLRLMVGVTIASCMSFGKFSGQLLGISELLGTEERWPWLLGFNGFAALLQLSTLPFLPESPRFLLLDKGDHQACEKALSRLWGNKDHSMEVEEMLQEKAALQNVRSHSVMELIRDQSVRWQLITIIFTFTPLQLCGINAVYFYSFEVFGAAGIQEHQLRYAALGTGLCELVTSIGCFMTIENTGKKVLLFRGYAGMSATLILLTITLYLQTHISWMPYCSMVLIFIFIFFFAGGPAGATAPLPGEIFTQSFKSAGYTIACTINWAGLFVLGMVFPILVEKLDYFCFLIFLCFCVVCGLYVWFNVPETKNRTALEIAAEFRKMHSKPGEPQREINTKHEVNKTQTNETKF
- the slc2a11l gene encoding solute carrier family 2 member 11, like isoform X2 — translated: MPQFLTLLLECPLVIVAIFVTGIGGTFQYGFCVSVMTSPSDFIKELVNKTCLHRYGVSLDKSQVSLIWSFTVSIFCLGGLLGTLVAGPLITTFGRKPCLLLNNLLAIIGAVLMLFSQTAMSFEMIMAGRFLYGINSGVSLSVHPIYIIECTPKRLRLMVGVTIASCMSFGKFSGQLLGISELLGTEERWPWLLGFNGFAALLQLSTLPFLPESPRFLLLDKGDHQACEKALSRLWGNKDHSMEVEEMLQEKAALQNVRSHSVMELIRDQSVRWQLITIIFTFTPLQLCGINAVFGAAGIQEHQLRYAALGTGLCELVTSIGCFMTIENTGKKVLLFRGYAGMSATLILLTITLYLQTHISWMPYCSMVLIFIFIFFFAGGPAGATAPLPGEIFTQSFKSAGYTIACTINWAGLFVLGMVFPILVEKLDYFCFLIFLCFCVVCGLYVWFNVPETKNRTALEIAAEFRKMHSKPGEPQREINTKHEVNKTQTNETKF